The nucleotide sequence TATCCAAAGAGATGCAGCAGGCTTTGGCCGGTTCGGCCAAGACCGAAAAGAAGGCCGAAGATTCTTTCCATCTGCTGGAACTGCCCGGCCAGTCCCCGGCCGGGCACGAACAGCAGGACAGCAGCGAGCAGGGTCCGGAAGGGCTGGCCCAAAAGATACAGGACCTGGCGGCCTTCCTGCCGCCCTGGCTCTTCCAAAGGATGATCACCGACCACAAGTCCGGGGCCCAGAGCGGGGAGCACACCCGGGCCACCGTTCTGTTCCTCAGTTTCTCCGGCCTGGATTTTGACAACGACGCCAGCGCGGTGGCCAAACTGCAGAACTATTACCAGGTGCTGCAGCAGACGGTGAAATCATACGACGGTCACATCAACAAGATAGATTCCGGCCAGAACGGCCAGCGGGCTTTGATCCTGTTCGGCGCCCCCCAGTCCCACGAGGATGACGAGATCCGGGCCGCCCTCTGCGGGCTGGAGATGCTTTCGCACCAGGAGTTTTCCTATAGCGGGATGCACCAGAAATTCGGGATCAACTCGGGCTACGTCTTTGCCGGGACGGTGGGCTCGTCCGCCCGCCGGGAATACACCGCCATGGGCGACGAAGTGAACCTGGCCGCCCGGCTGATGGGCTCGGCCAGCCAAGAAGAACTGCTGGTGACCGAGGCCACCCACCGCAAGTGCAAGAATAAATTTACGGCCGACCCGTTGGGCGAACGCCAGTTCAAGGGCAAGGTCCATCCCATCAGCATCTTCAGGGTCACAGGCAAAAAGGAGGGCGGCGACGACATCTTTGCCAAGTGGATCTCCGAATCCAAGGCCATCGTGGGCCGGGGCCGGGAACGGGAGCTGTTGAGCCAGGCCATCGAAAAAACACTGCTGGGCAAGGGCCAGATAGTCTCCATAGTGGGCGAGGCCGGAATCGGCAAGTCGCGGCTGACCCGCGACCTGACCAGCCGCTGGATGGAGCACGGCTACAGCCTGTTCGGCGGCAGCTGCCAGTCCTACGGACAGGCCATCAGCTACCTGCCCTGGTCCGAATTGCTGGAGGCCTACCTGGGGATCAAGAAGACCGACAGCCCGGAACAGAAGGCCCAAAAAATAGAGAAGGCTTTGGAGATCATAGATCCCCAGCTTAAGGACTGGGCTCCGATCATAGGCGAGGTCACCGGGGTCCAGATGCCCGAGACCCAGCTGACCAAATCCCTGGACGCCAAGCTGCGCCAGCAGAGGCTGTTTGACCTGGTGCTGGACCTGGCCGGCTGGGGCGCCTCCCAGGAGCCGCTGATGCTGATATTGGAGGACCTGCACTGGGCCGACAGCGCCTCCATGGAACTGCTTAATTATCTGGCCCGCAACATCGGGGACAAGGCCATTCTGCTGTGCCTGGTCTACCGGCCGCTGGAGGCCCAGCACGAGTTCACCTCCAAGGACTACCATCACGGCATCAACCTGAAGGAGCTGACACCGGAGGAGAGTTTGGAACTGGTGCGCTCGCTGCTGGCCATCGAGGGGATGCCGCCGGAGTTGGAGGCGCTGATCCTCAAAAAATCACAGGGCAACCCCTTCTTCGTGGAAGAGGTGGTCAAGTCGCTGATCGAGCAGAAGGTGGTGGACGAAAAGGACGGCAAGTGGCAGGTGATAGACTCCGAGGTCCGCAACGTCAACATTCCCGACACCGTCCAGGGGGTCATCAAGAGCCGGGTGGACCGCTTAAGCTACGAGACCAAGGAGGTGCTGCAGTTCGCCTCGGTGATCGGGCGGGAGTTCAACTTTAACCTGCTGTCCGGCATCTACCCCAAAAAGGAGCAGATCAAGACGGTGCTGTCCGACCTCAACCGCTTTGACCTGGTGCTGATGGAAGGGGACGACGCCTA is from bacterium and encodes:
- a CDS encoding adenylate/guanylate cyclase domain-containing protein, whose protein sequence is MKLDASLVKYLGQPLAEKLEGGKLSGDEAKQAAEKLKKLFGSLSPYLPRGLHGRLQGLAKGEKLAAAILLADVSGFTTLSERLSRTGKEGAEEVTNIINSYFSPLIKITLKYGGDLVRFGGDSITVIFEPLPGESAGKERRAAQAAWEMAEFVKNFAEVKTSIGSFPVGLHLALHTGSFTACQVGNHTDGLQYLLAGQSAATAARLEDEAEAGQVLISKEMQQALAGSAKTEKKAEDSFHLLELPGQSPAGHEQQDSSEQGPEGLAQKIQDLAAFLPPWLFQRMITDHKSGAQSGEHTRATVLFLSFSGLDFDNDASAVAKLQNYYQVLQQTVKSYDGHINKIDSGQNGQRALILFGAPQSHEDDEIRAALCGLEMLSHQEFSYSGMHQKFGINSGYVFAGTVGSSARREYTAMGDEVNLAARLMGSASQEELLVTEATHRKCKNKFTADPLGERQFKGKVHPISIFRVTGKKEGGDDIFAKWISESKAIVGRGRERELLSQAIEKTLLGKGQIVSIVGEAGIGKSRLTRDLTSRWMEHGYSLFGGSCQSYGQAISYLPWSELLEAYLGIKKTDSPEQKAQKIEKALEIIDPQLKDWAPIIGEVTGVQMPETQLTKSLDAKLRQQRLFDLVLDLAGWGASQEPLMLILEDLHWADSASMELLNYLARNIGDKAILLCLVYRPLEAQHEFTSKDYHHGINLKELTPEESLELVRSLLAIEGMPPELEALILKKSQGNPFFVEEVVKSLIEQKVVDEKDGKWQVIDSEVRNVNIPDTVQGVIKSRVDRLSYETKEVLQFASVIGREFNFNLLSGIYPKKEQIKTVLSDLNRFDLVLMEGDDAYLFKHIMTQEVAYDSLPFAKRRELHNTIGDQLEEIHQDKIEEAFGLLAHHYYRANNWEPAFFYSVEAGDKAKKVYANQEALAHYDRSLEIFDKMVEAGMLPELTKRIEEEIKAEEAKKALGAK